In the genome of bacterium, one region contains:
- a CDS encoding ATP-binding protein produces MSLFSFNKTELEKKKEELEHLKGKISAEGKLAEVEKEYREGVTTLKDLLAPSSLKFTNSWFELNGKFGRSFFVLAYPRFLSSNWLSFIINSESALDVSMFIYPIDSGMVLKKLRSKVGEIGSQITIEQEKGLARNPLLETAYHDVEELRDQLQQGVEHFFRFALYFTLYSDSLEELDKNSKVLESALGAKLVVTKRAMLAVEAGYNSTLPLCLDDLDVTSNLNTSPLSSTFPFVSSDLTGNDGILYGINRHNNSLVLFDRFAMENANSVVFAKSGAGKSYSVKLEILRSLMIGIEVIVIDPENEYQHLAEAVGGTFLNISLNSDFRINPFDLPIGLQDEDKADILRSAVISLIGLMGLVLGKLDPTEEAIMDKAIWQTYAKKDITENSDFATAEMPVMSDLIEILGGMVGGESLALRLGKFTEGTFAGLLNNQTNVVLQNQLLVFSIRDLEEQLRPIAMYIILGHIWNVVRSELKKRILVLDEAWILMQHEDSARFVFGIAKRARKYYLGLTTITQDVADFMASTYGKPIVTNSSIQLLLKQSPAAIDIVTETFFLTEGEKYLLLESDVGEGIFFAGLKHAAIKVYASYVEDQIITTDPKQLLEIEQSKEDLR; encoded by the coding sequence ATGAGCTTATTTTCATTTAACAAAACCGAATTAGAAAAGAAGAAGGAAGAGCTCGAACACCTTAAAGGTAAGATTTCGGCCGAGGGCAAACTGGCCGAAGTAGAGAAAGAGTATCGGGAAGGCGTCACTACCCTAAAAGATTTACTAGCTCCCAGCAGCTTAAAGTTTACCAACTCTTGGTTCGAACTTAACGGCAAGTTTGGGCGCAGCTTTTTCGTTTTGGCATATCCGCGATTCTTGTCTTCTAACTGGCTATCTTTTATTATCAACTCCGAGAGCGCTCTAGATGTATCCATGTTCATTTACCCGATCGATTCCGGCATGGTACTTAAAAAACTGCGTAGCAAAGTGGGTGAAATCGGCTCCCAGATTACGATCGAACAGGAAAAAGGCTTGGCCCGCAACCCATTGCTGGAGACCGCTTACCACGACGTAGAAGAGCTTCGCGATCAGCTGCAGCAGGGAGTAGAACACTTCTTCCGCTTTGCCCTTTACTTTACTTTGTACTCCGACTCACTCGAAGAGCTAGACAAGAATTCTAAGGTTTTAGAAAGCGCTTTGGGTGCGAAATTAGTAGTGACCAAACGCGCCATGCTCGCGGTAGAGGCGGGGTATAATTCTACTTTGCCATTGTGCTTGGATGATCTAGATGTAACCAGCAACCTTAATACCAGCCCGCTCTCTAGCACTTTTCCGTTTGTATCTTCGGATCTTACCGGCAACGACGGTATTCTGTACGGAATTAACCGCCACAATAATAGTTTGGTTTTATTCGACCGCTTTGCAATGGAAAATGCTAATTCCGTTGTGTTCGCTAAGTCTGGTGCTGGCAAGTCTTATTCCGTAAAATTAGAAATTTTGCGTTCGCTGATGATCGGCATCGAAGTTATTGTTATCGATCCCGAAAATGAGTATCAGCATTTAGCCGAAGCTGTAGGCGGAACCTTCTTAAACATTTCTCTTAACTCCGATTTTCGTATTAATCCATTTGACTTGCCGATCGGTTTGCAAGACGAGGACAAGGCAGATATTTTACGTAGCGCGGTTATCAGCCTCATCGGCTTAATGGGCTTGGTGTTGGGCAAGCTGGATCCGACCGAAGAAGCCATTATGGATAAGGCGATTTGGCAGACTTATGCTAAAAAAGATATTACCGAGAATTCTGATTTCGCTACCGCCGAAATGCCGGTCATGAGCGATTTGATAGAAATTTTGGGAGGCATGGTTGGCGGCGAAAGCTTGGCGCTTCGCTTGGGCAAGTTCACCGAAGGTACTTTTGCCGGATTATTAAATAACCAAACCAATGTAGTGCTGCAGAATCAGCTGCTGGTGTTTTCTATCCGCGATCTAGAAGAGCAGTTGCGCCCGATTGCTATGTATATAATTCTTGGCCACATTTGGAATGTGGTGCGAAGCGAATTAAAGAAACGTATTTTGGTGTTGGACGAAGCCTGGATCTTGATGCAGCACGAAGACTCCGCTCGGTTCGTATTCGGTATTGCCAAGCGAGCCCGTAAGTATTATCTAGGACTCACCACCATTACTCAGGATGTAGCCGATTTCATGGCCAGTACTTACGGCAAGCCGATTGTTACGAACTCATCTATTCAGTTGCTGCTTAAGCAAAGTCCTGCTGCTATCGATATTGTCACTGAAACATTTTTCCTCACGGAGGGTGAGAAGTATTTATTACTGGAAAGCGATGTGGGCGAGGGTATTTTCTTCGCCGGTCTTAAGCATGCAGCCATCAAGGTTTATGCTTCTTATGTCGAAGACCAGATTATCACCACCGATCCGAAGCAGCTGTTAGAGATAGAGCAAAGCAAAGAAGATTTGAGGTAA
- a CDS encoding PrgI family protein, with translation MQFPVPQFTDVEDKIIAGLTFKQFAIIFGAGVFTFVIFTITKNVPATVVAGLGSGVPALALTFGKLNGRPLYASFGNFIKFLFGPKQYVYHKTGHEEAEQTLPIPTEEKVAPKDLKETALKIKELNYLLNKEQSEETKLIERINQNKQNQAK, from the coding sequence ATGCAATTCCCAGTCCCACAATTTACCGATGTAGAAGATAAGATTATCGCAGGCTTAACTTTTAAGCAGTTTGCGATCATTTTTGGCGCAGGCGTATTCACCTTTGTTATCTTCACTATCACAAAAAATGTTCCAGCTACTGTGGTAGCGGGTCTCGGATCTGGCGTTCCAGCTCTGGCGTTAACTTTTGGCAAATTAAACGGCCGGCCGCTTTATGCTAGCTTCGGTAATTTTATTAAATTCTTGTTCGGGCCCAAGCAGTATGTTTACCACAAGACAGGCCACGAAGAAGCCGAACAGACACTGCCGATCCCAACAGAAGAAAAAGTCGCTCCAAAGGACCTAAAGGAAACTGCTCTAAAGATTAAGGAGCTCAACTATTTGCTTAATAAGGAGCAGAGCGAAGAAACCAAACTGATCGAAAGAATCAATCAAAACAAACAAAATCAGGCTAAATAA